DNA sequence from the Peromyscus eremicus unplaced genomic scaffold, PerEre_H2_v1 PerEre#2#chrX_unloc_1, whole genome shotgun sequence genome:
AAGACCTATGAGTAACAGACTGTGTAAATATTACATGAGATTTAAGACagtgataaaaatttaagttcTGTTTACAGTTGGACCAAATTGTAAACTTAATTCAAACATATAAGGAGTCAACAGTGTGTTGAATGGTCTAAAGCTTTTACATGTACTAATTATCCTTGCAGGAATGAAAGAAGCCAAATTACAGAGAAGTCTTCTGTGTATTCTCGATGTGGTGAAATTATTGCATGTCAAAATAAccttcaaaagcataaaagatcACACACTGGAGTGAAATCTTTTGTATGTAATCAATGCGGTAAAGGCTTTGTATGTTacaatcatcttcaaatgcatgaaacaatacatactggagtgaaaccctatgaatgtaaccaGTGTTCCAAAGCCCATGCTCATCACATTACTCTTCCAATACATAAAAGAACTCATACTGGaaagaaatcctatgaatgtagtcaatgtggtaaagcctttgaatgtcacagtcatcttcaaatacataaaagaactcatactggagagaaaccatatgaatgtaatcagtgtggtaaagcctttgcacaacaccatcatcttcaaatgcatagaagaacacacactggagagaaaccgtatgaatgtaatcagtgtggtaaggcctttgcacaacagggtactcttcaaaggcataaaagaacacatactggagagaaaccctatgaatgtaatgagtgtggtaaggcctttgcacaacacaatactcttcaaaggcataaaagaacacatactggagagaaaccctttcaATGTAGTCAGTGTAGTAGAGCCTTTATATGTCACAGTAATCTTCAGAAGCatcaaagaacacatactggagagaaaccttatgaatgtaatcagtgtggtaaagcctttgccggACCTAGTAATCTAAAAAttcatagaagaacacatactggagagaaaccgtatgaatgtaatgagtgtggtaaggcctttgcacaacacagtactcttcaaatgcataaaagaacacatactggagtgaaaccatataaatgtaatcaatgtggaaaagcctttgcaCGTCATGGTTGTCTTCAAatgcatagaagaacacatactggagagaagccatatgaatgtaatcaatgtggaaaagcctttacaCTTAATATTTATCTTCAAATGCATcgaagaaaacatactggagagaaaccatatgaatgtaattagtCTGGTAAAGCCTTTGAAAGTATCAGGAATCTTCAAAATCATGAGAAAATATCATATTGCAGAGAAATCCCATAAATGTAGTCAGAGTGGTTACGGTTTGTGTTTTACATGTGAGTAAAACTTTGTGTCTAAACAATCACTTAAAtcctttgcatattacaatagtCTTTGACTACCTGAATGTAGTAGAACAGGCCAATAgtgttgaggaaattggctcaaagcagttgccaaggcatgcacatagtgctgtgggaagttctgtatggcaaatgtgttgctaattagtcgataaataaaacactgattggccattggctaggcaggaagtgtaggcgggacaagaagaagaataaagctgggaagtggaaggctgagtcagagagacactgccaggcgccatgatgagaaacagcatgagaagataccggtaagccacgagccatgtggcaaggtatagattaatggaaatggattaatttaagctataagaacagttagcaagaagcctgccacggccatacagtttgtaaccaatataagtctctgtgtttacttggtcgggtctgaggctgtgggactggcaggtgatagagatttgtcctgattgtgggccaggcaggaaaactcaagctacagatggcgcccaacgtggggcaagagtttccacctaaaaactgagaaaaaagattctaaaacggagctagaaccagcttcctaattgtctctctcaaatgagtggcagcttcctaattgtctctctcaaatgagcagcagctgccagtttgagctacttgtgagTTCCTAgtgtgtgcgctcaacctgcactggtgggaatgaggcctctgcaagtggcacattaagctgcatggtgggtttagactttgctagcacaaaaaaaaaggcttctgggctacacgctgcttggctaaaagcatagacccacgatagctcccagagctggtgctaaacgtagccatgttgggaagctgaggtgggcggagccagcagccacagctgctgcagtttaaggcaagagattcacaataagacagattcagatgtaatagtttacaatgtgtgtaaaatatacgtaggcttgaaagagacaaaaaaggtgatgtatacagttatataaagaaatagtttttaaaaataaagtctttaaagagacagtaaaggtagtataaaaaataagccacgtaaaaatggatattacacagagaatctggattgtgttgtctttgggatttttaactgcagaaaaacatttgattgtaaaagctgttgagttatgccaaaatgtatattttaaagataccttgacttcaaaatttggatgtaaggatatgttgctttggaaaagagtctcttttgtttccatagaaagccagcggctatggatttgttcaagattaagatacatcaggtttgaccagccaagaccctctgaaaggtctccgatgacaccatggcccagatgatccaacatccagaacgatttgaagcaactgactcagacaatacaccctcatggactattccataattctaaaattttgtttgtatccccataagatacagcgcccccctccagcaggaagtggtaagagaagctacgcccaaattcccaaattatatgtaattttactttgttaaggttaaaaccttcctttttgaaaaaaaaggggggggggaagtgctgtgggaagttctgtgtggcaaatgtgttggtaattggtcgataaataaaacactgattggccattggctaggcaggaagtgtaggcgggacaagaagaagaataaagctgggaagtggaaggctgagtcagagagacactgccaggcgccatgatgacaaacagcatgagaagataccggtaagccacgagccatgtggcaaggtatagattaatggaaatggattaatttaagctataagaacagttagcaagaagcctgccacggccatacagtttgtaaccaatataagtctctgtgtttacttggtcgggtctgaggctgtgggactggcaggtaatagagatttgtcctgattgtgggccaggcaggaaaactcaagctacaacatAGTGTACTTCCTTATGAGACCACTGGGAGTCTGCCTGAGAGCCTAGCAACTGGTGCTGTCAGGGTACCTGATTATGCTGCATCTGcatgagggcctagcaacagacaCTGTTAGAATTCCTGATAatgtcaccagattgggacacagtctgagtgctgggaggagggtatataaggccttccccatcaTTGAATAATCAattctgctgtttgccttcaaccaATCCATGTTGTCTGTGTTGCTGACACCACGTTTTCTTActccctcccctgagggagccattgGTACCCAGCAACACCTGAAAGAGTTACCAAGGgcttattataaagtatttgacAAAATCTTTAGCCAACCCTCTTATCAATTTTATAAGAGTATTCTAGGGAAAAACTGACAGTGTCAACAATCTGTTCAAGCATTATCATGGCcacttttatattatttacaagagCAAACTGATGGAAACAATGAATTTATGAATTTACGAAGCCCTATGTGTATAGTAAAGGGTCAACCAAGAAACACACCtagaccctgaaaccagagctagtGAAAGACACACACTTTGGTCCTGAAactggagccaaagaaacacacaatgaTTCTGAAAACAGAGTCAAAGGAACACCCTAAATCAAGAgctagtgaaaagaaaaaaaaaaaattcctgactcTGAAACCCGGCCTACATGGTGAATAgggacctgaaaccagagccaatgaaacacactctaccctTGACCAACTGAGCACAAAGCCAACCAATCTCTGAGCTCAAAATCACCCAATCCCTGAGTACAATatccagccaatctctgagcttgtacAAGCTCAGGTACTGAAATCTGACTAATTCCTACCTTGAAAATCCTCCCCAGAGAAAAACTCTGCCTCTAAGAAGCTTTGTATAAGCCCTGTGCTTTTTTCAGTTGGCAGCTCTCTTTTTCCACCCTTACAGAGGCAGACACACTTCTGGATTCCTCCTTTCAAAGTAAATTGATTGAATGAGTTCTGTGTGAACACCTTTCACTGGAGCAGATCAGAAACTCACTACTAGATTGGAGCATAGATGCAACAGATACCTCTGCTGGCAAGTTCTCTTAAAGGACCAGAGCAGATGTAACAACCTTTTCATCAGTGaatgctacatttctgcagcagTTTTCCCCTTTACTTGAGTGAAGTCGAGAAGTAACAATTTGGGCTGGAGCTGAAAAGAAATGAACATCTCCCCTGGGAAACTCTCTAGTAAAGCAGAGCAGAGAAGCATTTGACAGGTCTGCTGAGAAACTCCCTTAGGGGAGTGGAACAGGGCAACCATGGACATCTCCACTGGGAAACTCTCAGCAGAATAGAGCAGAGTCCAGCTGCAATGGCTTTTTTTGGAGAAAAGCAAAATTATTAAATCCTGTAGGGAGACCATTCCCCATTGGAATACAGCTTTATGTATatatagcctgacttcccaatTGTCAGGGAACTTTTTttctcacagctgtaggtatccaggatacctttcctTCACAGCTGTCAGTATAACCTGATTCTGAAAGTCAATAAACCTTTCTCTTCAGAGCTTTAAcacttaaagtataaatttaaatgataatgtaaccCTGTTAGACTTTATACTTAAATTGCATAAAAATGAGTAATTCAGGTATAAAACTTTGTGggtttgtattagttacttttctgttgtgatataatgtcTAGGTCAGTTTATAAGTGAATTTAATATGGCCCTTCATTCCAGAGTGATAGAGAATTaccatgaaagtggcatggcaaCAAGTTTCAGACGTGGCAGCTAAAATAGGAAGCTAAGAACTCACATCCTTAAGATTTAGTATGAAGCAGAGAGGgaactggaaatggtgtgtggATGTGAATTCTAACAGCCTACCCCTAGTGAGATATTTCTTCCAGCAGGGCAGCATCTCctatatattcccaaatgaaaTCACCATCTTACTAGGATTGATTTTCCAAACTTTATGCTTAAATGGTTATTTTTTGTTACATGAACCAATTTATGGTGAAGAAAAACTCTGTATGTAAGCCATTAAAAGCCTCAACACTTGTTATAGAAATTAATGCTTACAGAAGAAAAACCTTCATCAAATTTGGttgtttaaaaatttgttttaattgtaattatgtgatgtcactgtgtgt
Encoded proteins:
- the LOC131900929 gene encoding zinc finger protein 431-like; its protein translation is YNDVHVDFTWEEWTLLNSSQKNLYKDVMLEIYRNLSIIGYKWEDHNIEEHCQSSRQRERTHTGKKSYECSQCGKAFECHSHLQIHKRTHTGEKPYECNQCGKAFAQHHHLQMHRRTHTGEKPYECNQCGKAFAQQGTLQRHKRTHTGEKPYECNECGKAFAQHNTLQRHKRTHTGEKPFQCSQCSRAFICHSNLQKHQRTHTGEKPYECNQCGKAFAGPSNLKIHRRTHTGEKPYECNECGKAFAQHSTLQMHKRTHTGVKPYKCNQCGKAFARHGCLQMHRRTHTGEKPYECNQCGKAFTLNIYLQMHRRKHTGEKPYECN